TGCATGAAGTAAAGACTATTGTTCTTGACGAAGGAGATCAGCTTTTAATCCCTGAACACAAAAAAACAATACATGATATTGTGAAAACAACTCTTAATGAAAGACAAGTAGTACTTTTTTCAGCAACTTTAAATGAAAGTACTGAATCGAAAGCAAGAGATCTAATGAAAAAGGATCCTGAGATAATAAAGGTTGGAAAGGAAGAAGTACCAACTGGAAAAGTTGATCATGTTTATCTTGTTTGTGAACAAAGAGAAAAAGCACTCATTATGGAAAAACTCGTGAAGAATATTCCTATGAAAGCATTAGGATTTGTTAAGGATATTGGAAATTTAAGTGTATTAGGAGAGAAGCTCGATTACAAAGGAGTGGATGTATATCTATTGCATAGTGACACCAAAAAAGAGGAAAGAGAAGCTGCGTTAAAAAGTCTTCGAACAGAAAAGCAAGGACTTTTACTTGCAACAGATGTTGCTGCAAGAGGTTTAGATATAGCAGAACTTACACATGTTATTCATTATGACTTACCATCTACAAGCTCTCAATATGTACATAGATCTGGTAGAACAGGAAGACAAGGTGCTTCAGGGACTGTTGTATCGATCGTGACGGAACGGGAAGAAAGGGAGTTAAAGAAGCTTGCAAAGGAGTTAAATATTAATGTAAGAAAGAATGAGCTATATCGAGGAGAATTGGCTGAAGTATAACATTAGTAAGAAGATCTAACACTTTGTTGTTAGATCTTCTTTGATTTTAAGGAAGCAGTAAGATACCGGGATCTACTTAAAAAAACACGCCACTCTATATGAGCGACGTGCTTTCTTAAGATCCTGTTGTTTATTCTGTGATGTAGTATTAATTTATGTTCTGATCTGGTTTGTTATTCATATTTTAATGAACTAATCTTCTAATTCCATACGAATATACTTTCTTGTGTTTGGACCGTATATTCCATCATCTGCAAGAGCTGCGTACATCTGTTGAAATCTTCTCACTGCATTTTCTGTTCTAGGACCATATATACCATCAATTGAACCTGGATCAAAGTTGATTTGCTTTAAAGCACGTTGAACTTGCCTAACTCCTTCTCCTTCACTTCCACGTCGTAGAATTCCTGATGGTAGTGGGAAGTCTGGTGCTGATATTCTTTGTTGATTTACTTGTTGTAATTTGGAAAGTGTATTTGGGCCTACTAATCCATCAACAGCTAAATTAAAGTTTCTTTGAAATCTCATTACTGCATTTTCTGTTTCTTCACCAAAAACTCCATCTGCTCCGTAGCGAGGTAAACGGTAACCTGCTCTGATCAGTTGTTGTTGAATATCTCGAACAAAAGAGCCGGAGTCACCTTCACCAATCGGCAAGGTAACAGAAGTTCCTTTTACCACTGGAGTAGGAGGTGTTTCATTTTGTTCAGTTGGTGTTGCTGCCCCATTAAAATTACTTAATGCTTCGGATACATCATCAATAAACATGGACCAAGAAATACCGTTACTACGTAATATCCCGATTGGGTCAGTTCTTCTTGTTGGATCAAGTGTGGCATGTGCAACTATATCTGCACTAGGATCTAAATTAAATCTGTCACAAAGATAGGCATGATACCATATATAGCGATTATATGCTTCTTGGAAATTGATTGTACCTCCATGACATAACTCCACTCCAATTGCTGCACTATTGGCATTTGCACCATATAGCCTGTTATCAGTTGTTACATTTGATCGAACATGGTAAGCAATTTCAGTTAAAGGAATGATTTCTAAAATATATTTATCATCAATAAAGGTATGGGCAGAAGCGGAAGGTTGTTAACACAATTAATTATTCACATTATCCACATTATAAACAGCAGCTATTATTTATAATATAAACAGTTAATTGTGGATAATAAGATACTATAAACAAAGATACTAACATGTTTATCCACATTATCCACAATTATCATGTTGAAATATCCACAAATTATCCACGGGAAATAAAAAGGAAGTGGGGATTCCCACTTCCTTATCCACATACATATTATTAATTTCTATTTGCGCGTTGTCTTTGATCAGCTGCTTTTGCTCTTGCCTGAGCCTCAATATCGTTTTGGTCGGCTAGTTCCCTTGAAAATTCCTCGTCAATACCATCTCTTTTTAAATTTTTTGGTGTTTGTGGAAGTGATGAAGAGTTTTTATCTCGTGCTTTATGATTATGTTTATGACCTCTACCCATAAAAAAAGCCCCCCTAAAAAATTTTGAACAACTTGTTCAAACTTAGGATGGCTTTTTTTCATCATTTCATGTTGGAAGTTAGTGTCTTTGTTTACTTATGTATCCACCAGCTCGATCAGCATTCTTAAACTCACGGGAATAGGTTACTTCTTGCATGCTTGAAAGAGTACTTTTAGATTTATCTCTTTTCTTT
This genomic stretch from Metabacillus sp. B2-18 harbors:
- a CDS encoding DEAD/DEAH box helicase; translation: MTLENFLQELEPFIQSNWSKAEFMNPTAIQVKAIPQILEGKDVIAESPTGTGKTLAYVLPLLNKIAVNRKAAQVVILAPSRELVMQIFDEVKKWSEGSGITSASFIGGANVKRQIDKLKKSPQIILGTPGRIYELIKMKKLKMHEVKTIVLDEGDQLLIPEHKKTIHDIVKTTLNERQVVLFSATLNESTESKARDLMKKDPEIIKVGKEEVPTGKVDHVYLVCEQREKALIMEKLVKNIPMKALGFVKDIGNLSVLGEKLDYKGVDVYLLHSDTKKEEREAALKSLRTEKQGLLLATDVAARGLDIAELTHVIHYDLPSTSSQYVHRSGRTGRQGASGTVVSIVTEREERELKKLAKELNINVRKNELYRGELAEV
- a CDS encoding peptidoglycan-binding domain-containing protein, whose amino-acid sequence is MFIDDVSEALSNFNGAATPTEQNETPPTPVVKGTSVTLPIGEGDSGSFVRDIQQQLIRAGYRLPRYGADGVFGEETENAVMRFQRNFNLAVDGLVGPNTLSKLQQVNQQRISAPDFPLPSGILRRGSEGEGVRQVQRALKQINFDPGSIDGIYGPRTENAVRRFQQMYAALADDGIYGPNTRKYIRMELED
- a CDS encoding YfhD family protein; translated protein: MGRGHKHNHKARDKNSSSLPQTPKNLKRDGIDEEFSRELADQNDIEAQARAKAADQRQRANRN
- a CDS encoding YfhE family protein, which translates into the protein MASEKKKRDKSKSTLSSMQEVTYSREFKNADRAGGYISKQRH